In Dromaius novaehollandiae isolate bDroNov1 chromosome 2, bDroNov1.hap1, whole genome shotgun sequence, one DNA window encodes the following:
- the IRX1 gene encoding iroquois-class homeodomain protein IRX-1 encodes MSFPQLGYPQYLSASQAVYGSDRPGVLAAAAAAAAAAAAASGRPAGAELGSGSAAVTSVLGMYASPYSAPNYSAFLPYTADLSLFSQMGSQYELKDNPGVHPATFAAHTAPGYYPYGQFQYGDPGRPKNATRESTSTLKAWLNEHRKNPYPTKGEKIMLAIITKMTLTQVSTWFANARRRLKKENKVTWGSRSKDQEDANLFGSDNEGDPEKNEDDEEIDLESIDIDKIDENDGEQSNEEEEEKPELLRQSSEEEHLEKEKDLALSGSEGLKPKDMKAMVKEASDARIISPGGQNNLQMPSLSKPKIWSLAETATSPDGALKSSPPPPPPPQVNHTSPQIQHPAFLPSHGLYTCQIGKFHNWTNGAFLTQSSLLNVRSFLGVNHHHAAHHNHHLQAQQQPSVLTATLGALSSEKPSERTSPKHIERENVPRTESPPQSLKSPFQPVRDNSLAQQEGTPRILTALPSA; translated from the exons ATGTCCTTCCCCCAGCTGGGCTACCCGCAGTATCTCAGCGCCAGCCAGGCGGTGTACGGGAGCGACCGGCCCGGGgtgctggccgccgccgccgccgctgccgccgccgccgccgccgcctcgggccgGCCCGCGGGCGCCGAGCTGGGCAGCGGCTCGGCCGCTGTCACCTCGGTGCTGGGCATGTACGCGAGTCCCTACAGCGCCCCCAACTACAGCGCCTTCCTGCCCTACACCGCCGACCTCAGCCTCTTCTCCCAGATG GGCTCCCAGTACGAACTGAAAGATAATCCGGGTGTCCATCCTGCTACCTTTGCTGCCCACACTGCCCCTGGCTATTATCCCTATGGACAGTTCCAGTACGGGGACCCTGGGCGGCCCAAAAACGCCACCCGGGAGAGCACAAGCACCCTCAAGGCCTGGCTTAATGAGCATCGCAAGAACCCCTACCCCACCAAGGGCGAGAAGATCATGCTGGCCATCATCACCAAGATGACCCTCACCCAGGTCTCCACCTGGTTCGCCAACGCCCGCCGGCGCCTCAAGAAGGAGAACAAAGTGACCTGGGGCTCTAGGAGTAAAGATCAAGAAGATGCCAACCTTTTCGGGAGTGACAATGAGGGGGACCCCGAGAAGAATGAAGACGATGAGGAAATTGACTTGGAGAGCATAGACATAGATAAAATCGACGAGAACGATGGGGAGCAGAGCaacgaggaagaggaggagaagcctGAGCTCCTGAGACAAAGCAGTGAAGAGGAGcacttagaaaaagagaaagatttggcACTGTCAGGATCTGAAGGGCTGAAACCCAAAGATATGAAGGCCATGGTGAAGGAGGCCTCTGATGCGCGAATCATAAGCCCCGGCGGACAGAACAATTTACAGATGCCATCTCTCAGCAAACCCAAGATTTGGTCTTTGGCAGAGACTGCAACCAGTCCTGATGGCGCCCTGAAGTCTtctccacctccacctcctcctccccaggttAACCACACTTCCCCACAGATCCAGCATCCTGCTTTTCTCCCTAGCCATGGACTCTACACATGCCAGATTGGCAAATTTCACAACTGGACAAACGGGGCTTTCCTCACTCAGAGTTCCCTGCTAAATGTGAGGTCCTTTTTGGGAGTAAACCATCACCACGCTGCTCATCACAACCACCACCTCCAGGCCCAGCAACAGCCTTCTGTTTTAACAGCAACCCTGGGAGCCCTAAGCAGTGAAAAGCCTTCAGAGAGGACCAGTCCCAAACACATAG aaagagaaaatgtacCAAGAACTGAATCCCCACCTCAGTCACTCAAATCGCCTTTCCAGCCTGTTCGTGACAa CTCTTTGGCTCAGCAAGAGGGAACACCGCGAATTTTAACGGCTCTCCCTTCTGCTTGA